A window of the Halococcus agarilyticus genome harbors these coding sequences:
- a CDS encoding ABC transporter substrate-binding protein encodes MSDYTTDIDRRKALEISGSASALFLAGCADSGSSGQGSNSNGTGQDAAGNDTGSSGGDSGQQKVRLLTHYGSETEVFNGIIDRFEEENGATVELTQIPPANYWQQFSTALGTSNAPDMWGKGPGPGELGKYVARGVPVDLSEHLEQSFVDEFAGTRTCRYEGEDILSWQSQDGALYGLPIDVFGWCYWYNRDVLADIGIDESKVKRRSDMTWQEFRDVLQQAKDAGYTPIVMGGNKNMDLIGIWVADSLFKQVGAQTMTQTLLGRNDRKLNEEPFVEAMRKYQRLYDDGLINESVTAITRPQSVNLFYNGDAAFYSQGSWMPSQIDRMIGEDAPEIHEKMGYFWHPYYPDAYQDGKDERYGATGNVMALNKQSIEERGNMDESIAFLKHFFNQNNQHAFFSEGGVPVARVDAWSDLNEEQKVQQTVIDQLNEASTTYPIASGAFLPRSWEAFVAGVGDLFSGTDPQKIMDTVESARQDDLEEYS; translated from the coding sequence ATGTCTGACTATACCACGGATATCGATAGACGTAAAGCGCTCGAGATATCTGGTTCCGCCTCGGCTCTCTTCCTCGCTGGATGTGCAGACAGTGGAAGCAGCGGTCAGGGCTCAAACAGCAACGGCACGGGGCAGGACGCTGCCGGCAACGACACCGGTTCGAGCGGTGGCGACTCCGGCCAGCAGAAGGTCAGGCTGCTGACCCACTACGGCTCCGAGACCGAAGTTTTCAACGGCATCATCGACCGGTTCGAGGAAGAAAACGGCGCGACAGTCGAGCTGACGCAGATACCGCCGGCGAACTACTGGCAGCAGTTCTCGACGGCACTCGGCACGTCCAACGCCCCGGACATGTGGGGCAAAGGGCCCGGGCCTGGAGAGCTCGGAAAGTACGTCGCCCGCGGCGTGCCGGTCGATCTCAGCGAGCATCTCGAACAGAGCTTCGTGGACGAGTTCGCCGGGACTCGCACCTGTCGGTACGAAGGCGAGGACATTCTGTCCTGGCAGTCCCAGGACGGGGCCCTCTACGGTCTCCCGATCGACGTCTTCGGCTGGTGTTACTGGTACAACAGGGACGTACTGGCCGATATCGGTATCGACGAGTCGAAGGTGAAGCGCCGGTCGGACATGACGTGGCAGGAGTTCCGGGACGTTCTTCAGCAGGCGAAAGACGCCGGATACACGCCGATCGTGATGGGTGGGAACAAGAACATGGACCTCATCGGCATCTGGGTCGCCGATTCGCTGTTCAAGCAGGTGGGTGCGCAGACGATGACGCAGACGCTGCTGGGAAGAAACGACAGGAAACTCAACGAGGAACCGTTCGTCGAAGCGATGCGGAAGTATCAGCGTCTGTACGACGATGGGTTGATCAACGAGTCCGTGACGGCCATCACCCGTCCACAGTCGGTGAACCTCTTTTATAACGGCGATGCCGCCTTCTACTCACAGGGCAGTTGGATGCCCAGTCAGATCGATCGGATGATCGGCGAGGACGCCCCCGAGATTCACGAGAAGATGGGATACTTCTGGCATCCGTACTATCCCGACGCGTACCAAGACGGGAAAGACGAGCGTTACGGTGCCACTGGCAACGTCATGGCCCTGAACAAGCAGAGCATCGAAGAGCGTGGCAACATGGACGAATCGATAGCGTTTCTGAAGCACTTCTTCAACCAGAACAACCAGCACGCGTTCTTCAGCGAAGGTGGTGTCCCGGTCGCTCGTGTCGACGCGTGGTCCGACCTCAACGAGGAACAGAAGGTCCAGCAGACGGTCATCGACCAACTGAACGAAGCGAGTACCACGTACCCGATCGCGTCGGGTGCCTTCCTACCGAGATCGTGGGAGGCGTTCGTCGCGGGAGTCGGTGATCTGTTCTCGGGAACGGACCCACAGAAGATCATGGACACCGTCGAATCCGCCAGACAGGACGACCTGGAAGAGTACTCCTGA
- a CDS encoding carbohydrate ABC transporter permease — translation MFGIVAIFVVPVLIFFMNSVKSSSGIFTRSYELPESITLGKYVTAWTQGGFSQYMVNSILVVGVSLLLILVCSTLAAYAIVRFEFRGKYVVVSLVLAGFMIPTQVLFIPRFVMLSWAGLIDTHLSLVLVYVASALPFSIFLLRQFFVGIPASLAEAAQLDGCSDFQTFYRIYLPLAVPAISAVFIFQFVILWNEFLYAFTFISSDGLRTLPAGLLNYRGAYGTDWSKMMAGVGISVIPTIIVFVLFRNQFLRSLNMQAKG, via the coding sequence ATGTTCGGTATCGTGGCGATCTTCGTCGTCCCCGTGCTCATCTTCTTCATGAACAGCGTGAAATCCTCTTCGGGAATCTTCACTCGATCCTACGAGCTTCCGGAATCCATCACTCTCGGGAAGTACGTGACGGCGTGGACCCAAGGTGGGTTCTCACAGTACATGGTCAACAGCATTCTCGTCGTGGGTGTGAGCCTCCTGTTGATCCTCGTTTGCTCCACCCTGGCGGCGTACGCCATCGTCCGATTCGAGTTCCGAGGGAAGTACGTGGTCGTCTCGTTGGTGCTCGCGGGATTCATGATCCCGACGCAGGTGTTGTTCATCCCCCGGTTCGTCATGCTCAGCTGGGCGGGACTGATCGACACCCACCTGAGTCTCGTTCTGGTCTACGTGGCGAGTGCGCTCCCGTTCTCCATCTTCCTGCTCAGACAGTTCTTCGTCGGTATCCCGGCCTCGCTCGCCGAGGCAGCACAGCTCGACGGGTGTTCGGACTTCCAGACCTTCTACAGGATCTATCTACCGCTCGCGGTCCCCGCGATATCCGCCGTGTTCATCTTCCAGTTCGTCATCCTGTGGAACGAGTTCCTGTATGCGTTCACCTTCATCAGTTCCGACGGGCTGCGAACGCTGCCAGCAGGACTGCTCAACTACAGAGGGGCATACGGAACCGACTGGTCGAAGATGATGGCCGGTGTCGGGATCTCAGTTATCCCGACCATCATCGTGTTCGTCCTCTTCAGAAACCAGTTCCTCCGAAGTCTCAACATGCAGGCCAAAGGATAG
- a CDS encoding CoA transferase has protein sequence MTARVNDFEEAAADPQVEHNEMIVEVDHPHEGTFRTTGTRETRTF, from the coding sequence ATGACGGCCCGCGTCAACGACTTCGAAGAGGCCGCCGCCGACCCGCAGGTCGAGCACAACGAGATGATCGTCGAAGTCGACCATCCCCACGAGGGCACCTTCCGCACGACCGGCACCAGAGAAACGCGGACGTTTTAA
- a CDS encoding carbohydrate ABC transporter permease yields the protein MATADASIVDGLRSVKNSYKQWIYLFPALVFYIPLVLLPVLFVLWLSFNSWGGGIEQQYVGLANFESVFSSDVFYTSLWHNIVILGVNLVAHTVGALLLAMALRKAHRRLQPLFQTAILLPMSLMSVAVALIWSLLLNPELGAINAIIAALGIDWQPIWLGDPGLALLSVIFVTNWWWFGFWVVIWLVGLSSIDEKYYEAAAMDGANRLQIFLYVTLPQLKQSAVLVTTLTTINAIRQFGLFWVMTEGGPGRATEVLLTWIYKVAFSINSFGQAAAATVLLFSLILVFTFVNLKLTGAGSEA from the coding sequence ATGGCGACAGCAGATGCGAGCATAGTCGACGGCCTGCGTTCGGTGAAGAATTCGTACAAACAGTGGATCTATCTTTTCCCCGCACTCGTTTTCTACATACCGCTCGTGCTCCTCCCAGTCCTGTTCGTCTTGTGGCTCAGCTTCAACTCTTGGGGAGGTGGGATCGAACAGCAGTACGTTGGCCTCGCCAACTTCGAATCCGTGTTCAGTAGCGACGTCTTCTACACGTCGCTGTGGCACAACATCGTCATTCTCGGTGTGAACCTGGTGGCTCACACTGTCGGAGCGTTACTGCTCGCGATGGCGCTACGGAAGGCTCACAGACGACTCCAGCCGCTCTTCCAGACGGCGATCCTGCTCCCGATGTCGCTCATGTCGGTCGCCGTCGCACTCATCTGGTCGCTTCTGCTGAACCCGGAACTCGGTGCGATCAACGCGATCATCGCTGCGCTCGGCATCGATTGGCAACCGATCTGGCTTGGCGATCCCGGCCTCGCCTTGCTGTCCGTGATCTTCGTCACGAACTGGTGGTGGTTCGGGTTCTGGGTCGTCATCTGGCTGGTTGGACTCTCCAGCATCGACGAGAAATACTACGAAGCAGCGGCCATGGACGGTGCCAATCGGTTACAGATATTCCTCTACGTGACACTCCCCCAGCTGAAGCAGTCGGCCGTTCTCGTGACCACCCTCACCACGATCAACGCGATCCGTCAGTTCGGACTGTTCTGGGTCATGACGGAAGGTGGCCCCGGACGAGCCACGGAGGTACTGCTCACGTGGATCTACAAGGTGGCGTTCTCCATCAACAGCTTCGGCCAAGCGGCCGCCGCCACGGTTCTTCTCTTCTCACTCATCCTGGTGTTCACGTTCGTCAACCTGAAACTCACCGGTGCCGGGAGTGAGGCGTGA